The Colletes latitarsis isolate SP2378_abdomen chromosome 1, iyColLati1, whole genome shotgun sequence genomic interval TCGAGCCGAGAATAGCATAAGGGAGGTGGAGATCGCGTTTCGTCGGTAGTCAGTACGGTGACGAGCAATCGACCAGCGAAGAGCCGGGTTAAAATCGGGACGACGGCCAACAAGGCGACAATCAATTATAGAATTGGATTGGATCGAGGAGTTCGAGGAGGCCCGCGACGCcggtttcgttttattttagcttAGCTTTCGAAGGCATCCGGTTGTGCATTCTCATCGCGGATCATCGCTACGACTACAGTGAGTGCTGTCCTCCTTTTAACACCGATTGGTTATTTCCCTCGCCCGATGGTTGTTATTAAATAAACGTTGTTCGTCGGTGGGTAGCGAACGCGTCGCGACGTCCACGTAACGCGCGTCGGATTCATTTAATATCGCCCCGTGGCGCCGAACGATACAGGGTGAAGTAAGTacctaatttaatatttcaatacGGGCGTTGATTCGCTACGTTTCGCGGGACGGATTCGCTTTCTTACTTTTCTCGTACGTTCACCGATGAAAATAATGTCGAATCGGTGCTATCGGTATCGAAGGGCGAAGTATCGTTTTCTATCAAACTGTTTTAATTGTGATATCCGATCGATGGTCGTACGAAAGCGTCGATATTATAGTCGCGTTATTCGTTAGCTAATCGTACCGATACTCTTATATTTGCATTCACGTGAAAGATATCAGACTTGCACGCAGTAGGTGAATTGTGGCATCAGTTGTTTTTCATTATACAGAGTGTATAATGAACTAGAGGccggaataagacgaaaatcaagaataacaatccgttgatcgaggcttcgttaagaagttattaacgtttaaagttccgcccatactgaatttttttctcgaaaatgcgcaggatttcgggggtacgtctattcaccaaaaacgatcgtaatcgacccctccaactaaaaataatttttttagaacgatttgaaatttttcaattttgtcgaaaaatttatccactcaatgaatttttttctcgaaagtgggtaggattttgagaatatgtgtattcgccaaaaatgatcgtaattgacccctgcaaccagaaataattttttcagaacgatttgaaattcttttttttcagagtaaccagacagttatggtcagacattatattttcagtaatgaatttttttcttgaaagtgagcaggatttcgggggtatgtctattcaccagaaatgatcgtaattgacccccgcaactaaaaataattttttcagaatgatttgaaactttttaacttcttaacgaagtcaagtctagaatctcacattaaaatttttcccagggatggccgaacaccctgtataagatcgATATTACGTgtgtttgtttaaaaatttttacgatttcttcCATTAATCGCTAGAATATGCATCGTATCGGTTGGCAGTAGAAATGTTGCGATCATAATCAGACTAGGCCAGCGCGTCTGTGCATGTCTTCCCCTGCACGTAATAGAAACGGATTTTTGATGGGGAGACGTCTTTTGTTTTTAATCGTAAAACAAGAATCGAACGTGTAAGATGTCCTGTGGTAATATAAAAACGAATCCTTAGAGGAGGACCTtagtatttaaaatataattgtttGAAATTGTAAACATTTGTTTTTCATGTAACTGTTCACTAGCCTGAAGAACTACTATATGGGTCATGCTCGATCACTCATTAGAATATCTTTAGAACAATGTTATTAGTTCACTTTTAGCTGACACTTTTTCATCAACATTTATTtcataattaataaaaacagAAGCAAACCGATGTTTTTAAAAAAAGTGTCAATAATCAAGAGTTGTAAAACTGAAGGTAAAAATGACAATGCGTGGAATGATCTTTGTAGCAGTTTTTTTTGTAAGGCCAATAGATATCTTCTAATACTCTGGTAAACTGTCCTTTCGtatgttaaaataataaaaacataGTAAAAATCACATTGTTACAAGGAAAGTAAGATTCGATCATATTTTGAATACCGAATGCAAAAACATATGCGTCGATCtatttttttttatgcaaattcatcgtGCGAAAGCTTGTCAAAATCCGTGGGTAGTCAGCTGAGTTTTCCCTTTGTTCGCCAACTTTTAAATAGTCTCCGACTGTTTATAATTCATTCTAACTTCTCCctaaaatatttgttataaaCGGTGcacccatttttaataaaaaagaaaagaaaaaatggaaATATCGTATAATGTCATTTTAATGGAACCAGCTTTGAACGTGAAAATAAAACTGAACACGAAACAGTCTAAATGCCAATTGTCTCCGTATTTTTCGACGAGTCAGTAACAAAAGGGGGatttaaagaatattttttttacaaagcTCAAGTCCGCATCGGAGGTTAACTGATTTCACGGGTTCGCCAGGTTTGAGGACGAGGACCGACTGATAAAAGGGGAGAGAATCACCAGGTCGTCATCATGGAGGCGATTAAGAAGAAAATTGCGGCGCTGAAGATGGAGATGGACGCCGCGAACGAGAAGGTGGAGGCGAACGAGACCAAGGCGAGATCGGAAGACTTTCGCGCGGACAAGCTGTTCGACGAGGTGAGGGATCTGCAAAAGAAACTGGCCCAACTCGAGCGGGACTACGAGGTCGCCAAGGCCAATCTGGAGCACTCTACCGCCGATTTAGAGCAGTGCGAGAAGTCTTGGTCCAGAGTGCGTAAAGACTCCTTAAACTATTAATTTCGAACGTCTTAGAGAACGTTGCTATCGATGAATTCTCGTCGACAGGCGGAGCAGGATCGGACCACGTTGACGAAGAGAGTCCAAGAGATCGAAGCGTCGCTCACGAAGAAGGAGGAGCTGCGTCTTTCCGCTCAGCTGAAGCTTGGACGCGCGTCAGAACTCGCCGATGATGCCCGGAGGTGGcgataaaatttctttttcttacTCCTTCGCGTTTAGAAATATCAATCAGTTACCAGATGTACTGTAGAGAGACACGAGTATAATTGAGAAAGAAAACGAAGAGCATTACCTATAGAAACTACTTTATTTTCTGATATTTTTATATAGTAACTGTTGTTTTTGTTCGTAGAATGTGCAAAGTGCTGGAAGACAGAAGTCGGCTCGACGAGGAACGCACGGAGAAGCTGATGCAAGAGCTGAAGGACGCCAGACTGATCGCCGAGGACGCCGACGCAAAGTCCGACGAGATATCGAAGAAACTGCAGTTCGTTGAAGAAGAATTGGAGGGGGCGGAGGAACGAGTGAAAACCAGCGAGGCGTTTGTATAATTTCGTTACACTGATCTTTCCATCAGCGTCGAGCAACGCTTTGCTTATGCTAGCGAACGTGTCCACAGGAAAATCATAGAACGAGAGGACGAGCTGTTCATCGTGCAGAATATCGTCAAGTCCTTAGAAGTATCCGAGGAGAAGGTAATCGCGTATTAGTATCAAGTAAAAAAATCTCCGCCATTACTCGAACTCGTAAGATAGAAGAGTTTTGGTTAATTTTTACCgatatctcgatcaatatcgattctatcgaaaatttttataggGAATAAAAGTTTCCAATTGCGATCTTCAACGATAGTTGTCGTATACATTTTTGCTGCGAGAGTTATAATAAGCGAGATATCGTGCATTTTGTGGTAGACGTTGTTCAAAATTTTTCCATTCCGTAACGAATAGATAGGACTGTATTTTATTCGCGGAGAAGATTAACGTTTAATTAGCGATCTCCGGTGTAGGCTAACCAACGAGTAGAGGACTTCAAGGTGCAACTGAAGGAGCTGAAGAAGAAGTTGAAGGAGGCCGAGAAGCGCGCCATTCTCGC includes:
- the LOC143340631 gene encoding tropomyosin Lep s 1.0101 isoform X1 — protein: MEAIKKKIAALKMEMDAANEKVEANETKARSEDFRADKLFDEVRDLQKKLAQLERDYEVAKANLEHSTADLEQCEKSWSRAEQDRTTLTKRVQEIEASLTKKEELRLSAQLKLGRASELADDARRMCKVLEDRSRLDEERTEKLMQELKDARLIAEDADAKSDEISKKLQFVEEELEGAEERVKTSEAKIIEREDELFIVQNIVKSLEVSEEKANQRVEDFKVQLKELKKKLKEAEKRAILAERTVKKLLKEVDNKEGERASRRKGEVQGGLRRHGRHVRGNDRILKSRTRTEFLLFCYYVLSSLVRYI
- the LOC143340631 gene encoding tropomyosin isoform X2: MEAIKKKIAALKMEMDAANEKVEANETKARSEDFRADKLFDEVRDLQKKLAQLERDYEVAKANLEHSTADLEQCEKSWSRAEQDRTTLTKRVQEIEASLTKKEELRLSAQLKLGRASELADDARRMCKVLEDRSRLDEERTEKLMQELKDARLIAEDADAKSDEISKKLQFVEEELEGAEERVKTSEAKIIEREDELFIVQNIVKSLEVSEEKANQRVEDFKVQLKELKKKLKEAEKRAILAERTVKKLLKEVDNKEDELREEKEKYKAVCDDMDATFAEMTGY